One window from the genome of Oceanidesulfovibrio indonesiensis encodes:
- a CDS encoding ABC transporter substrate-binding protein — translation MAQLRVLIAAVVLVLLSATTALAQDYTISVSQIVEHPALDATRQGFMDYLKEQGLEVEYNVHIAQGNIATANQIANQIMDEGPDLVLAIATPTAQACAQRIRNIPVLAAAVTDFVGAGLVKSMEEPGANVTGLTDMTPMDQHMELMLEFVPDAKAVGVIYNAGEDNSVSLVKYLREEAKKKGVKLEEATIQNSSGVLQAARSLVGKVQAIYIPTDNTVVTALESAMKVAHENAIPLFSGDTDSVERGTLASLGFDYYNMGRQTGAMAYRILKEEANPGEMPVETLQELSLWVNLDAAEKMGVTIPESVLERADTVLE, via the coding sequence ATGGCACAGCTTCGAGTACTCATCGCCGCCGTCGTCCTCGTACTGCTCAGCGCGACCACGGCCCTGGCCCAGGACTACACCATCTCCGTCAGCCAGATCGTGGAGCATCCCGCGCTGGACGCCACACGTCAGGGTTTCATGGACTATCTGAAGGAGCAGGGCCTGGAAGTGGAATACAACGTCCACATAGCCCAGGGAAACATCGCCACTGCCAATCAGATCGCCAACCAGATCATGGACGAAGGGCCGGACCTGGTGCTCGCCATAGCAACCCCCACGGCTCAGGCCTGCGCGCAACGCATCAGGAACATTCCCGTGCTCGCCGCCGCGGTCACCGATTTCGTCGGCGCCGGTCTCGTGAAGTCCATGGAAGAGCCCGGAGCCAACGTCACCGGTCTGACCGATATGACCCCCATGGATCAGCACATGGAGCTGATGCTCGAGTTCGTTCCCGACGCCAAGGCGGTGGGCGTGATCTACAACGCGGGCGAGGACAACTCCGTGTCCCTCGTGAAGTATCTGCGCGAGGAAGCCAAGAAAAAGGGCGTGAAGCTTGAGGAAGCCACCATCCAGAACTCCTCGGGCGTACTGCAGGCCGCCCGCAGCCTGGTGGGCAAGGTCCAGGCCATCTACATCCCCACGGACAACACCGTGGTCACGGCTCTTGAGTCCGCCATGAAGGTTGCGCACGAGAATGCCATTCCGCTCTTCTCCGGAGATACGGACTCTGTGGAGCGCGGCACCCTGGCGTCACTCGGCTTCGACTACTACAACATGGGCCGCCAGACAGGCGCAATGGCCTACCGCATTCTCAAGGAAGAGGCCAACCCCGGTGAGATGCCTGTGGAAACCCTGCAGGAGCTGTCCCTGTGGGTGAACCTGGACGCCGCTGAAAAGATGGGTGTGACCATACCCGAGTCCGTGCTCGAACGCGCGGACACGGTCCTCGAATAA
- a CDS encoding DMT family transporter, whose amino-acid sequence MLWFLLAFATAFFSASEAAVAKRKLGDLPPLAIIAYPCAYSLPLFAGVLAFLDAPALAPGFWPVLAVLVPLNALGMLLTFWAVKISPLSLTMPFQAFTPMFVVATGFFFLGEVPSWLGMLGILTIVFGSWVLTAGGPRRNGDLLAPLKAVVAEPGSRLMLGASLVFAFAAVLGKSLLLRSDPLFAGMMFFSVHNAAVLAALFFAGRITPAALLERPAAGLLIGVMMFFHIICHFFAISLTYAAYMIAVKRLNGLIGVMYGGVMFKESNMTRRLVGAGFMALGAAIVAVVG is encoded by the coding sequence GTGCTCTGGTTCCTCCTCGCATTTGCAACGGCCTTCTTCTCGGCGAGCGAAGCCGCCGTGGCCAAACGCAAGCTGGGGGATCTTCCGCCGCTGGCGATAATCGCCTACCCGTGCGCCTACAGTCTGCCTTTGTTCGCAGGCGTTCTGGCATTTCTGGATGCGCCGGCCCTGGCGCCCGGGTTCTGGCCTGTGCTCGCCGTCCTTGTACCGCTCAATGCACTCGGTATGCTGCTCACATTCTGGGCAGTCAAGATTTCGCCGCTCTCGCTGACCATGCCGTTCCAGGCGTTCACGCCCATGTTCGTGGTCGCCACCGGTTTTTTCTTTCTGGGGGAAGTCCCGTCCTGGCTCGGTATGCTCGGCATCCTGACCATCGTGTTCGGCAGCTGGGTCCTCACCGCAGGCGGTCCGCGACGCAACGGCGATCTGCTTGCCCCGCTCAAGGCCGTGGTGGCGGAACCCGGGTCCCGGCTCATGCTCGGAGCGTCGCTGGTGTTCGCATTCGCCGCGGTGTTGGGCAAGAGCCTTCTCCTGCGGTCCGATCCGTTGTTCGCAGGCATGATGTTCTTCAGCGTACACAACGCGGCCGTTCTCGCCGCACTCTTTTTCGCCGGGAGAATCACGCCGGCCGCGCTTCTGGAGCGCCCGGCGGCAGGCCTGCTCATCGGCGTCATGATGTTCTTCCATATCATCTGCCACTTTTTCGCCATTTCGTTGACCTACGCTGCCTACATGATCGCAGTGAAACGCTTGAACGGATTGATTGGCGTGATGTACGGAGGAGTCATGTTCAAGGAAAGCAACATGACGCGCAGGCTCGTCGGAGCAGGGTTCATGGCCCTGGGAGCAGCTATTGTGGCCGTTGTGGGGTAG
- a CDS encoding ABC transporter permease, which yields MSYYAFIGALEQGFVYGLMVLGVYLTFRVLEFPDLTVDGSLPLGAAVASVSITAGVPPYLAIFLAMGAGFLAGMVTGILNTKFKILHLLASILTMIALYSVNIRIMGRPNMTLLGKPTVLDPLEAMGMAPSLAPLALFGTIAVVIVCLLIWFLHTEWGQSMLATGDNRQMITSQGVNTHIVIILGVGLSNSLVALSGALVCQSQGAADVNMGVGTIVAGLASVIVGETVFGHRGVIRPLIAALLGSIVYRLAIALALGLELGAFSVTPSDLNLITAVLVVIALVSPQIKSKVLSRANS from the coding sequence ATGAGCTATTATGCATTCATAGGCGCACTTGAGCAGGGCTTCGTCTACGGGCTCATGGTCCTGGGCGTCTACCTCACTTTCCGGGTGCTGGAATTCCCGGACCTGACCGTGGACGGCAGTCTGCCGCTTGGCGCAGCCGTCGCTTCGGTGTCCATCACTGCCGGCGTGCCGCCATACCTTGCCATTTTTCTCGCCATGGGCGCGGGCTTTCTGGCCGGGATGGTCACTGGCATCCTGAACACCAAGTTCAAGATACTCCACCTGCTCGCCTCCATCCTCACCATGATCGCCCTGTACTCGGTGAACATTCGCATCATGGGCCGGCCGAACATGACCCTGCTGGGCAAGCCCACGGTGCTGGACCCCCTGGAGGCCATGGGCATGGCGCCGTCGCTTGCGCCGCTCGCCCTGTTCGGGACCATCGCCGTGGTCATCGTGTGCCTGCTCATCTGGTTCCTGCATACGGAATGGGGCCAATCCATGCTCGCCACGGGCGACAACAGGCAGATGATCACGAGCCAGGGAGTGAACACGCACATCGTCATCATTCTGGGCGTGGGGCTGTCCAACTCTCTCGTGGCGCTTTCCGGCGCGCTCGTCTGCCAGAGCCAGGGCGCAGCGGACGTGAACATGGGCGTGGGCACCATCGTTGCAGGCCTGGCCTCGGTCATCGTGGGCGAGACGGTTTTCGGCCACCGCGGAGTCATCCGGCCGCTTATCGCGGCCTTGCTCGGCTCCATTGTCTACCGGCTGGCCATCGCCCTGGCCCTGGGGCTGGAACTCGGCGCGTTCTCGGTCACTCCTTCAGACCTCAACCTGATCACAGCGGTTCTCGTGGTCATCGCGCTCGTCTCGCCGCAGATAAAGTCCAAGGTGCTGTCCCGTGCTAATTCTTGA
- a CDS encoding ABC transporter ATP-binding protein gives MLILEKVTKFFNKGTINEVHALKELDLIVERADFVTVIGSNGAGKSTMLNCVAGGFYPDSGRLVLSGHDITRWPEHKRAKFVGRVFQDPLKGTCASLTIEQNLALALRRGTRRGLALGVKERDRELFRDKLQHLGLGLEHRLKDQVGLLSGGQRQALTMLMATMVKPDLLLLDEHTAALDPKTATQILELTEQIVESEKLTTLMVTHNMNQALSMGNRLIMLHQGEIILDLEGEDKRKLTVDDLLQQFYTVRGEKLSSDRMLLA, from the coding sequence GTGCTAATTCTTGAGAAGGTTACAAAATTCTTCAACAAAGGCACCATCAACGAGGTCCATGCGCTCAAGGAACTGGACCTCATCGTGGAGCGCGCGGATTTCGTCACCGTCATCGGCTCCAACGGCGCGGGCAAGTCCACCATGCTCAACTGCGTGGCCGGCGGATTTTATCCGGATTCCGGCCGACTCGTGCTCTCGGGACACGACATCACCAGATGGCCAGAGCACAAGCGCGCCAAGTTCGTTGGCCGCGTGTTCCAGGATCCGCTCAAAGGCACCTGCGCCTCGCTGACCATCGAGCAGAACCTGGCCCTGGCGCTCAGGCGGGGCACTCGCCGCGGCCTGGCTCTTGGGGTCAAGGAGAGGGACCGCGAGCTGTTCCGCGACAAGTTGCAGCACCTCGGCCTCGGTCTGGAGCACAGGCTCAAGGACCAGGTGGGGCTGCTCTCCGGAGGGCAGCGCCAGGCGCTCACCATGCTCATGGCCACCATGGTCAAGCCGGACCTGCTGCTGCTGGACGAGCACACCGCGGCCCTGGACCCCAAGACCGCCACGCAGATTCTCGAACTTACCGAGCAGATAGTGGAATCCGAGAAGCTCACCACGCTCATGGTCACCCACAACATGAACCAGGCGCTCAGCATGGGCAATCGACTCATCATGCTCCACCAGGGCGAGATCATTCTGGACCTGGAAGGCGAGGACAAGCGCAAGCTCACAGTGGACGACCTTTTGCAGCAATTCTACACCGTGCGCGGGGAGAAGCTCTCGTCGGACAGGATGCTCCTGGCCTGA
- a CDS encoding small ribosomal subunit Rsm22 family protein, whose product MTEIHPIQTLLPPLPDEAAAYLERYPELLDRAYPLKRKHRAALPDAIGRLSRALTSERSERQADYLRDPALLGAYLYYFLPWNLYRLTRLFTGLREPLLGMLPEESTIVDAGSGPLTTVQALWLALPERRESPWSVNCMDLAGKAMKIGRDLLDDMAGGRAAWKVRLVQKPAPGGVRDLPKRFDMLVAANLLNEFSTSRDDSPGGAVAGRLGPMLDRAANALLVEPGTRLGGTMVSHARETAQERGFVPIAPCPAPASHAVSGDLFPCSVLAARGRGQAWCHFKAAATGAPAWLEKLTKDAGFGREDVSLSFVLLAGGEVGPHKDKDMEARVLSNAFSLGEDGARSDFGAYACSPRGLVLLRSAKRSELPMQGSHVLVEPPSGPERDPKSGAPVVFLGE is encoded by the coding sequence ATGACAGAGATTCATCCGATTCAAACGCTCCTCCCGCCTCTTCCGGACGAGGCTGCGGCCTATCTGGAACGCTATCCCGAGCTGCTTGACCGCGCATATCCGCTCAAGCGCAAACACCGCGCCGCCTTGCCGGACGCCATTGGGCGTCTGTCCCGCGCCCTCACCAGCGAGCGCAGCGAACGGCAGGCCGACTACCTGCGCGACCCGGCGTTGCTCGGCGCGTACCTGTACTATTTTCTCCCCTGGAATCTGTATCGGCTCACACGGTTGTTCACCGGCCTGCGCGAACCGCTACTCGGCATGCTTCCTGAAGAGTCCACAATTGTAGACGCTGGCAGCGGTCCGCTCACCACAGTGCAGGCCCTCTGGCTGGCTTTGCCCGAACGGCGGGAATCCCCTTGGTCCGTGAACTGCATGGACTTGGCGGGCAAGGCCATGAAGATAGGGCGGGACCTGCTGGACGACATGGCCGGCGGCCGCGCCGCCTGGAAGGTGCGTCTGGTGCAGAAACCGGCCCCTGGCGGCGTGCGCGATCTGCCCAAGCGGTTTGACATGCTCGTGGCCGCGAACCTGCTGAACGAATTTTCCACCTCCCGGGACGACTCCCCGGGCGGCGCCGTGGCTGGCCGGCTGGGGCCTATGCTGGACCGCGCCGCGAATGCACTGCTTGTTGAACCCGGAACGCGTTTGGGGGGAACCATGGTTTCCCATGCCCGGGAAACGGCCCAGGAACGCGGCTTCGTGCCCATCGCGCCGTGCCCGGCGCCGGCCTCGCACGCCGTTTCCGGCGATCTTTTTCCGTGCTCCGTACTCGCCGCCCGCGGACGTGGACAGGCGTGGTGCCACTTCAAGGCTGCGGCTACCGGCGCGCCCGCTTGGCTGGAAAAGCTCACCAAGGACGCCGGCTTCGGCAGGGAGGATGTGTCCCTGAGTTTTGTTCTGCTCGCCGGCGGCGAGGTCGGACCGCACAAGGACAAGGACATGGAGGCGCGGGTCCTTTCCAACGCTTTTTCACTTGGAGAGGACGGAGCGCGCAGCGATTTCGGCGCGTATGCGTGTTCGCCGCGCGGACTCGTGCTCCTGCGCTCGGCAAAACGCAGCGAGTTGCCAATGCAAGGTTCGCATGTTCTCGTGGAGCCGCCCAGCGGACCGGAGCGCGACCCCAAATCCGGAGCTCCCGTCGTTTTCCTCGGAGAGTAA
- a CDS encoding HAMP domain-containing methyl-accepting chemotaxis protein: MFGNMSLARKLTIGFAVVLVLLLVVGVVSFFALGTANDGFTEYRALARDTNLMGRAQAHMLQTRMKVKDYIITASENDRQAFEADFAEAEKLIDQAAEQVEDPERRPLVVSAAENKERYQRAFEEMVDYQTERNRHLSETLEVLGPEMERELSGIMTVGHDEGNSAAVYRAGRVLRTLLLARVHVLKYLESNDQAAAESARQEMAAMQEELVELERVIANYRQRQLVDGVQEHIVQYSGAFDSMVAAIEARNSVIKARLDELGPQIARNLEDATLSVMEDQNELGPRVQRSNNQALTVVVAMSALAVVVGVLIAWLIIRVVMRQLGGDPALIQDVARRLAKGDLSIRFTQRVIQGVYADMKNMVDRLKEVVGDVRSASENVASGSEQLSSSSESLSQGATEQAASVEEVSSSMEQMSSNIRQNADNAKQTETIALKAAQDANEGGEAVSQTVSAMQQIAEKISIIEEIARQTNLLALNAAIEAARAGEHGKGFAVVAAEVRKLAERSGAAAGEISELSQNSVSVAEKAGDMLSKLVPDIQKTAELVQEIAAATVEQDAGADQINKAVQQLDQVIQQNASAAEQMASTSEELSSQAEQLLKAISFFQLDSSGYAGSTVQARVHPPRQLPGGSAGKEKTESNTGVALDMDSDNDDDFERF, encoded by the coding sequence ATGTTTGGCAACATGTCGCTTGCCCGCAAGCTGACGATCGGTTTCGCAGTCGTACTCGTTCTTCTGCTGGTCGTCGGCGTGGTCTCGTTCTTCGCACTGGGAACAGCCAATGACGGTTTTACAGAATATCGCGCGTTGGCTCGGGATACGAACCTCATGGGGCGCGCCCAGGCGCACATGTTGCAAACGCGCATGAAGGTCAAAGACTACATCATCACCGCATCGGAAAACGACAGACAGGCGTTCGAGGCGGATTTTGCGGAAGCTGAAAAACTCATCGACCAGGCTGCCGAGCAGGTCGAGGACCCTGAGCGCCGGCCTCTGGTCGTGTCCGCCGCCGAGAACAAGGAGCGATACCAGCGCGCGTTCGAGGAAATGGTGGATTATCAGACTGAACGAAACAGGCACCTGAGCGAGACACTCGAAGTGCTTGGCCCGGAGATGGAGCGGGAACTCTCCGGGATAATGACCGTGGGGCACGATGAAGGTAACAGCGCGGCTGTGTACCGTGCAGGCCGCGTTTTGCGCACATTGCTGCTCGCGCGTGTGCACGTGCTCAAGTACCTGGAGTCCAACGACCAGGCCGCGGCCGAGTCGGCCAGACAGGAAATGGCCGCGATGCAGGAGGAGTTGGTGGAGCTGGAGCGGGTGATCGCCAACTACAGGCAGCGCCAGCTCGTGGATGGGGTTCAGGAACATATCGTCCAGTATTCCGGAGCATTCGATTCGATGGTCGCCGCCATCGAGGCGCGGAACAGTGTTATCAAGGCCAGGCTCGACGAACTCGGCCCGCAGATAGCGCGAAACCTGGAGGACGCCACGCTCTCCGTGATGGAGGACCAGAACGAGCTGGGGCCGCGTGTGCAGCGTTCCAACAACCAGGCCCTTACCGTAGTCGTCGCCATGTCCGCTTTGGCCGTGGTGGTCGGCGTGCTCATCGCCTGGCTCATAATCCGGGTGGTGATGCGCCAACTCGGAGGCGATCCCGCGCTCATCCAGGATGTTGCCCGGCGACTCGCCAAGGGCGATCTCAGCATCCGGTTCACACAGCGCGTCATCCAAGGTGTGTACGCGGACATGAAGAACATGGTGGACCGGCTCAAGGAAGTCGTTGGCGATGTCCGGTCCGCGTCCGAGAACGTGGCTTCCGGAAGCGAGCAGCTTTCCTCCTCCTCCGAGTCCCTGTCTCAGGGAGCCACGGAGCAGGCTGCGAGCGTGGAGGAAGTGTCCTCGTCCATGGAGCAGATGAGCTCGAACATCCGCCAGAATGCGGACAATGCCAAGCAGACCGAGACCATCGCACTCAAGGCTGCCCAGGATGCCAACGAAGGTGGCGAGGCCGTGTCGCAGACCGTGTCCGCCATGCAGCAGATCGCCGAGAAAATCTCGATTATTGAGGAAATCGCCAGACAGACCAACCTTCTCGCACTGAACGCAGCCATCGAGGCGGCGCGCGCAGGCGAACACGGCAAGGGCTTTGCCGTGGTCGCGGCCGAGGTGCGCAAGCTGGCGGAACGGAGCGGTGCCGCTGCGGGCGAGATCAGCGAGCTCTCCCAGAACAGCGTGTCAGTGGCCGAAAAGGCGGGCGACATGCTCTCCAAGCTCGTGCCGGACATCCAGAAAACCGCCGAACTCGTGCAGGAGATAGCGGCGGCCACAGTGGAGCAGGACGCCGGCGCCGACCAGATCAACAAGGCCGTCCAGCAATTGGACCAGGTCATCCAGCAGAACGCTTCCGCTGCCGAACAGATGGCGTCCACATCGGAGGAACTCTCCAGCCAGGCCGAGCAGTTGCTCAAGGCCATCAGCTTCTTTCAGCTGGACTCCTCGGGATACGCCGGATCCACTGTACAGGCTCGTGTGCATCCGCCCCGGCAGCTGCCGGGCGGTAGTGCCGGAAAAGAAAAGACCGAAAGTAACACCGGCGTGGCGCTCGATATGGACAGCGACAACGACGACGATTTCGAAAGGTTCTAG
- a CDS encoding radical SAM protein has product MPLSKPSERTKRLPPWLRVKLPKDKMFAETGRLLASRGLHTVCQSARCPNIFECFSRKVATFMILGAICSRNCAFCNIDPGQPSPVDPDEPRRLAEAARELGLRHVVVTSVTRDDLTDGGAGHFAAAIRALKQNAGPDVVNHNVETVPRRYPEIRPQADYRQSLTLLSRVASAGVPAKSGLMVGLGETDTEVNAVIRDLAEAGCSMVTVGQYLAPSRRHPEPDRYVPPAHFDEYAACGTHHGIPHMFCGPHVRSSYRAEKI; this is encoded by the coding sequence ATGCCTTTGTCCAAGCCTTCCGAAAGAACCAAGCGGCTGCCCCCGTGGCTGCGGGTGAAGCTGCCCAAGGATAAGATGTTCGCCGAGACGGGCCGGCTGCTCGCATCGCGCGGGCTGCACACGGTCTGCCAGAGCGCGCGCTGCCCGAACATCTTCGAGTGCTTCTCCCGCAAGGTCGCCACGTTCATGATCCTTGGCGCGATCTGCTCCCGCAACTGCGCGTTCTGCAATATCGATCCCGGCCAGCCATCCCCTGTGGACCCGGACGAACCGCGCCGCCTGGCCGAGGCGGCGCGCGAGCTCGGCCTGCGCCATGTGGTCGTCACCTCCGTGACACGTGACGACCTGACCGACGGCGGCGCCGGCCACTTCGCCGCCGCTATCCGAGCCCTCAAGCAAAACGCCGGCCCCGACGTGGTGAACCATAACGTGGAGACCGTGCCGCGTCGCTATCCCGAGATCCGGCCCCAGGCCGACTACCGTCAGTCCCTCACACTGCTTTCCCGCGTGGCTTCAGCCGGAGTGCCTGCAAAGAGTGGACTCATGGTCGGCCTTGGCGAGACCGATACCGAAGTCAACGCCGTGATCCGCGATCTGGCCGAGGCAGGGTGTTCCATGGTCACCGTGGGGCAATACCTCGCGCCGTCGCGACGTCACCCCGAACCGGACCGCTATGTTCCGCCCGCGCATTTCGACGAATACGCCGCCTGCGGAACGCACCACGGCATCCCGCACATGTTCTGCGGTCCGCACGTCCGCAGCAGTTATCGGGCCGAAAAGATTTAG
- a CDS encoding ASKHA domain-containing protein has translation MTITIVRSDGARRILEPRHGRTLAQEVFAHGFLPPRPLCSGLGRCGLCKVRFDDATDAPVPETAERELLTEDDIRAGWRLACRHMASTLEDGTELHVPQESRVERQAFHGAQLEGQAGLCLAVDLGTTSLHWSVMLGEICVAYGHELNPQLGAGSEVMSRIGYALDPDGALELRGLATGRLEELSKSIPAALGAETRIASLSLVGNPAMVAIALGRSVEDLARAPYRLDFPGDETVQLSGALPACYVPAQIGPFVGADAAAGLAALLKRDTPRPFLLADLGTNGEFILVREKGGRDQIFAASVALGPALEGIGLTHGAMAGPGIVTLFELGPAGLEAYDMDGQPLRTAAGIAGTGYLSLVHTLLRAGVLGQDGRFMKADEATSPLTRRLLDNVHIHAGRRMLRLPVVYEDGRPMHLDPRDVEELLKVKAAFHVAFDRVLSAAGLAPGDLASVQLAGSLGAHVRPDDLEGLGFVPRGLGPRLHAAGNLALEGAKLLCYETSFRTLLADLAKAAVVIDLAAEHDFHAAFAAAMTFDHALAR, from the coding sequence ATGACCATCACCATTGTTCGCAGCGACGGCGCGCGCCGCATCCTGGAGCCTCGGCACGGGCGGACCCTGGCGCAGGAGGTCTTTGCCCACGGGTTCCTGCCCCCGCGACCGCTGTGCTCCGGTCTGGGCCGATGCGGTCTGTGCAAAGTCCGGTTCGATGACGCGACCGACGCACCGGTTCCGGAAACGGCGGAACGCGAACTGCTGACCGAAGATGACATCCGGGCCGGCTGGCGTCTGGCATGTCGCCACATGGCGTCCACATTGGAGGACGGGACCGAGCTTCACGTGCCACAAGAAAGCCGCGTTGAGCGTCAGGCGTTCCACGGAGCGCAGCTGGAAGGACAGGCAGGCCTCTGTCTTGCCGTGGACCTCGGCACCACAAGCCTCCACTGGTCCGTCATGCTGGGCGAGATATGCGTGGCCTACGGACACGAACTCAACCCCCAGCTGGGCGCCGGCAGCGAGGTCATGTCGCGCATCGGCTACGCCCTCGACCCCGACGGAGCCCTCGAACTCCGGGGACTGGCGACCGGCAGGCTGGAAGAACTCAGTAAGTCTATCCCTGCAGCCCTTGGCGCGGAGACGCGCATTGCGAGTCTCAGCCTCGTGGGAAATCCCGCCATGGTCGCCATCGCCCTGGGCAGAAGCGTAGAGGATCTGGCCAGGGCGCCATACCGGCTCGACTTCCCGGGCGACGAAACAGTGCAGCTTTCCGGAGCATTGCCGGCGTGTTATGTGCCGGCGCAGATCGGGCCGTTCGTGGGCGCGGACGCCGCGGCCGGCCTGGCGGCGCTTCTGAAACGAGATACGCCTCGCCCATTCCTGCTTGCAGACCTAGGAACCAACGGCGAGTTTATTCTGGTGCGGGAAAAAGGCGGCCGGGACCAAATTTTCGCCGCGAGCGTGGCGCTCGGTCCAGCGTTGGAGGGCATTGGCCTTACGCACGGCGCAATGGCGGGTCCGGGCATTGTCACGCTGTTCGAGCTCGGCCCGGCCGGGTTGGAAGCTTATGACATGGACGGCCAACCGCTCCGGACAGCCGCGGGCATTGCCGGCACCGGATACCTGAGCCTCGTTCACACGTTGCTTCGGGCCGGCGTGCTGGGACAGGACGGCCGGTTCATGAAAGCCGATGAAGCAACATCGCCCCTGACCCGTCGGTTGCTGGACAATGTGCACATCCACGCAGGCCGACGGATGCTGCGTCTGCCCGTTGTCTATGAAGATGGACGGCCCATGCATCTCGATCCGCGCGACGTAGAAGAGTTGCTCAAGGTAAAAGCCGCGTTTCATGTCGCGTTTGACAGAGTGCTCAGCGCAGCTGGCCTTGCGCCCGGAGACCTTGCCTCGGTGCAGCTTGCCGGATCGTTGGGAGCGCATGTGCGTCCCGACGATCTGGAGGGTCTGGGCTTCGTGCCGCGGGGGCTGGGTCCACGACTGCATGCGGCCGGAAATCTGGCCCTGGAGGGTGCGAAGCTCTTGTGTTATGAAACATCCTTCCGCACGCTGCTGGCAGACCTCGCCAAAGCCGCTGTGGTTATCGATCTTGCTGCCGAGCACGATTTCCATGCCGCCTTTGCCGCTGCCATGACCTTTGACCACGCCTTGGCGCGATGA
- a CDS encoding flavodoxin family protein, with protein sequence MDILGVSGTPRRNGNSDAMVEAVLEGARSHGMQTRMVKLREYDFRSCVGCERCRKDNACTQLSDGMQLIYPLFEEARGLVLVSPVHTYNMSALMKAFIDRLYCYYDFEDGVPRAWSSRLAGQRRKAVIACVAEQFEKENLGVTMPALRLPLESLGYQIVGEHSVLGLFPAGKVRSQQNSLNRCAELGAALAGALGGSA encoded by the coding sequence ATGGATATTCTGGGCGTGAGCGGCACCCCGCGCAGGAACGGCAACAGCGACGCCATGGTGGAGGCCGTGCTCGAAGGAGCGCGGTCCCACGGCATGCAGACCCGCATGGTCAAGCTGCGCGAATACGATTTTCGATCGTGCGTGGGGTGCGAGCGCTGCCGCAAGGACAATGCCTGCACGCAGCTGAGCGACGGCATGCAGCTCATCTACCCGTTGTTCGAAGAAGCTCGGGGACTTGTGCTCGTCTCGCCCGTGCATACGTATAATATGAGCGCGCTCATGAAGGCGTTCATCGACCGGCTCTACTGCTATTATGATTTCGAGGACGGCGTGCCAAGGGCATGGTCCAGTCGGCTGGCCGGGCAGCGGCGAAAGGCGGTGATCGCCTGCGTTGCTGAGCAATTCGAGAAGGAGAATCTGGGGGTAACCATGCCGGCTCTCCGGCTGCCCCTGGAGTCACTCGGGTATCAGATAGTGGGGGAGCACAGCGTGCTCGGGCTGTTCCCGGCGGGCAAGGTCAGATCGCAGCAAAATTCCCTGAATCGCTGTGCGGAGCTCGGAGCCGCGCTGGCCGGCGCTCTGGGCGGATCGGCATAA
- the lipB gene encoding lipoyl(octanoyl) transferase LipB, whose protein sequence is MIVQDLGRIDYDAAHHVQLQRRADVEAGAEETLFLLEHEPVVTVGRSGRAKGLMVSEEFLVANGVALRKTERGGDVTCHFPGQLVAYVIFRLAKRPGGVRSFVQLLEQCAMDVCAAFGVRTHRRDGFPGVWTETGKIASIGLGVRRWVSYHGLALNVGEDLGPFEWIVPCGVASARATSLDFERRHVAEASGRAYPEPIPMETAKHAFVQAFRKNQAAAPVAAGEAAQG, encoded by the coding sequence GTGATTGTCCAGGATCTTGGACGAATCGACTACGACGCCGCCCACCATGTCCAGCTGCAACGACGCGCGGACGTGGAGGCTGGCGCCGAGGAGACGTTATTCCTTCTGGAACACGAGCCCGTGGTCACTGTCGGGCGCTCCGGCAGAGCGAAAGGACTCATGGTTTCGGAAGAATTTCTCGTCGCCAATGGCGTGGCCCTGCGCAAGACCGAGCGCGGCGGCGACGTGACCTGCCATTTTCCGGGTCAACTCGTGGCGTACGTCATTTTCCGGCTCGCCAAAAGGCCCGGCGGCGTTCGTTCGTTCGTGCAACTGCTGGAGCAATGCGCCATGGATGTGTGCGCCGCGTTCGGCGTGCGGACCCATCGCCGCGATGGTTTCCCCGGCGTGTGGACAGAAACGGGCAAGATCGCCTCCATCGGCCTCGGCGTGCGGCGCTGGGTCAGCTACCACGGACTCGCCCTCAACGTCGGAGAGGATCTGGGACCGTTCGAGTGGATTGTGCCCTGCGGCGTGGCCAGCGCTCGGGCCACCTCCCTGGACTTTGAACGCCGACACGTTGCGGAAGCGTCCGGCCGGGCGTACCCTGAGCCCATACCCATGGAGACTGCCAAACATGCCTTTGTCCAAGCCTTCCGAAAGAACCAAGCGGCTGCCCCCGTGGCTGCGGGTGAAGCTGCCCAAGGATAA